In bacterium, one genomic interval encodes:
- a CDS encoding PAS domain-containing sensor histidine kinase, whose translation MAVLQNITDRKQIEEDLENARTAAKNVFEDLQVEKEALDNTKAKDEAILSGIGEGLVAVDKEGNILFISKAFEALTGWGEKEIAGKRMVEVVPQEDEAGNLVPPQERAITQALVGTTTTSSSSSSWYYIRKDKTRFPASGIVTPVTLDGKIIGAVEVFRDITKEKEIDRMKTEFLALASHQLRTPLSGIKWFVETLDRKILGTVNQKQQEYLDQIYQLNERALKIVFDMLNALRIEGGDVAMKTEAISLARLARDVSLATAPVAEQRGVRLHADVKNLATTVVETDAEMLRSILETFIVNAINYSERGQDIFFDVTEETGSVVFSVKDSGIGIPNDEQGRIFEKFYRASNAKKFKPDGTGLGLYVASMLAEKIGAKILLESEPGKGSIFYLRVPKLKSTT comes from the coding sequence GTGGCAGTGTTGCAAAATATCACTGACCGAAAGCAGATAGAGGAGGATTTGGAAAATGCAAGGACGGCCGCCAAAAACGTCTTCGAAGACCTTCAAGTTGAAAAAGAAGCGCTGGATAATACCAAAGCCAAAGATGAGGCAATTTTGTCAGGCATCGGCGAGGGACTTGTGGCAGTCGATAAGGAAGGAAATATTCTTTTCATCAGTAAAGCTTTTGAAGCGCTCACCGGCTGGGGTGAAAAGGAAATCGCGGGGAAACGAATGGTTGAAGTAGTGCCACAAGAAGATGAAGCCGGGAATTTGGTGCCGCCTCAAGAAAGAGCAATAACGCAGGCATTGGTGGGAACTACTACTACTAGTAGTAGTAGTAGTAGTTGGTATTATATTCGCAAAGATAAAACCAGGTTTCCTGCGTCGGGTATTGTCACCCCCGTCACTTTAGACGGAAAAATTATAGGCGCCGTTGAAGTATTTCGCGATATTACCAAAGAAAAGGAAATTGATCGCATGAAAACTGAATTTCTTGCTCTTGCCTCGCACCAACTGCGAACGCCGCTCTCCGGCATCAAGTGGTTCGTTGAAACGCTCGATCGAAAGATACTCGGTACTGTAAATCAAAAACAGCAAGAATATCTTGATCAAATCTACCAATTGAACGAGCGCGCGCTCAAAATCGTCTTTGACATGCTGAACGCCTTACGTATCGAGGGCGGCGACGTCGCGATGAAAACAGAAGCGATTTCCCTTGCGCGCCTCGCTCGAGACGTTTCTCTCGCGACGGCGCCTGTCGCCGAGCAGAGAGGGGTGCGGCTTCACGCGGACGTGAAAAATCTCGCCACGACCGTTGTCGAGACTGACGCGGAGATGCTGCGCTCCATTCTTGAGACGTTTATCGTAAACGCAATCAATTATTCCGAGCGGGGGCAGGATATATTTTTTGACGTCACCGAAGAAACAGGGAGTGTGGTATTTTCCGTGAAAGACAGCGGCATCGGGATACCCAACGACGAGCAGGGGCGCATCTTTGAAAAATTTTACCGCGCGTCCAATGCCAAAAAATTCAAGCCCGATGGCACTGGGTTGGGCCTATATGTCGCCTCAATGCTCGCGGAGAAAATCGGGGCGAAAATTCTCCTTGAATCGGAGCCCGGCAAAGGGTCGATATTTTATTTACGCGTTCCGAAGCTAAAATCTACAACCTAA
- a CDS encoding response regulator, with protein MSKVLIVEDEEFLMRALKDNLESEGCSVDTAADGEEAVEHIKKMKPNIILLDLLMPKKDGFYVLEEVKKNPDWKLIPIIVLSNLGDDTQIKRALALGADDYFVKSQHPIEEVIEKTKAYLEGKKAVKTPPVKS; from the coding sequence ATGAGCAAAGTATTAATCGTTGAAGATGAAGAGTTTTTGATGCGGGCGCTGAAGGATAATCTCGAATCCGAGGGCTGTAGTGTGGATACGGCGGCAGACGGAGAAGAAGCGGTGGAGCATATAAAAAAGATGAAGCCGAATATCATTCTGCTCGATCTCTTGATGCCCAAAAAGGACGGCTTTTATGTGTTGGAAGAAGTGAAGAAAAATCCGGACTGGAAGCTGATTCCGATTATCGTGCTTTCCAATCTTGGCGATGACACACAAATCAAACGGGCGCTCGCGCTCGGCGCGGATGATTATTTTGTAAAATCCCAGCACCCGATTGAGGAGGTGATTGAAAAAACCAAAGCGTATCTGGAGGGGAAAAAAGCGGTAAAAACTCCGCCGGTCAAGAGTTAG
- a CDS encoding aldehyde dehydrogenase family protein: MDLSFATLDPDTMRHKATGCTAFAMNLSEGKFWFVENSLTHLMPDPLTGAGMISIPDTPPVKFESFIEGLRSCPSYGLHNPFRNVERYRGLGLVCSRAARALADPDIAYFFTRLIQRVMPKSLPQCMGEVEVTRDFLYNFAGDNPRFHFGRGFSTPGNHAGQESNGYRWPLGPVVIITPFNFPLEIPALQVVGALLAGNRPLLKADLKVSIVAEQFIRLLLACGLSAHDVDLIHCSGEHMAAFIDAAEQHIALCQFTGSSAVGAALMRKLRGRVKLEDSGFNPKVIGRDVSDDMLEYVAWQCDQDAYAAAGQKCSAQSLLFVHEKAYRLYDALQIRASTRTLSDLTNGPLLSVTNEYVEAHIAAILKLSGTYILWGGKRLKNHTIPNTYGAFEPTAIFVPFRRLELPKYFDLVTKELFGPLQIITTYGDQHIELLLRIIEHIKPRLAAAIVSNEHGFLNTMLGHTTNGTTYVGLRAKTTGAPQNHWFGPCGPCAAGIGTPEAIRETWTAHREIIFDTIAPIRTAAPLVQT, encoded by the coding sequence ATGGATCTATCGTTTGCAACACTTGATCCGGATACGATGCGGCACAAAGCGACAGGGTGCACCGCATTCGCCATGAACCTCTCAGAAGGAAAGTTCTGGTTCGTTGAAAATTCACTCACGCACCTCATGCCGGACCCGCTCACCGGAGCAGGCATGATCAGCATCCCCGACACGCCTCCGGTGAAGTTCGAAAGTTTTATAGAAGGCCTTCGGTCCTGTCCGTCTTACGGTCTTCACAATCCGTTTCGCAACGTGGAACGCTACCGCGGGCTCGGGCTCGTATGCAGTAGAGCGGCGAGAGCGCTTGCCGATCCCGACATTGCATATTTCTTCACGCGGCTCATACAGCGTGTCATGCCAAAATCACTCCCGCAGTGCATGGGGGAAGTAGAGGTAACGAGAGACTTTCTCTACAATTTTGCCGGCGATAATCCTCGTTTTCATTTCGGCCGAGGATTTTCCACTCCCGGCAATCACGCGGGGCAGGAGAGTAATGGGTACCGCTGGCCGCTTGGTCCGGTTGTCATTATCACGCCGTTTAACTTCCCGCTCGAGATCCCCGCACTTCAAGTCGTCGGAGCGCTCCTCGCTGGAAACCGACCGCTCCTGAAGGCGGATCTGAAGGTCTCAATCGTTGCGGAACAATTCATTCGGCTTTTGCTCGCCTGTGGCTTGTCCGCACACGACGTCGATCTCATCCATTGCAGCGGCGAGCATATGGCTGCGTTTATTGACGCCGCAGAGCAACACATTGCTCTGTGCCAGTTCACTGGTTCATCCGCGGTCGGCGCGGCTCTCATGCGAAAGCTTCGAGGCAGAGTGAAGCTCGAGGACTCCGGCTTCAACCCGAAAGTCATAGGACGCGATGTGAGCGATGACATGCTCGAATACGTCGCCTGGCAGTGTGATCAGGATGCATACGCGGCGGCAGGGCAAAAATGCTCTGCGCAATCGTTGCTCTTTGTCCACGAGAAGGCATACCGGCTCTATGACGCACTGCAAATCCGTGCGAGCACACGGACGCTCTCCGACCTCACCAATGGCCCGCTGCTCTCAGTGACAAACGAGTACGTGGAGGCGCACATCGCCGCAATCCTCAAATTAAGCGGCACATACATTCTCTGGGGTGGCAAACGGCTCAAAAACCACACCATACCGAATACGTATGGCGCGTTCGAACCGACGGCGATCTTTGTCCCGTTTCGCCGCTTAGAGCTGCCCAAGTATTTTGATCTGGTTACCAAAGAGTTGTTTGGGCCCTTACAGATCATCACTACCTACGGCGACCAGCATATCGAGCTTTTGCTCCGCATCATTGAGCACATTAAGCCACGCCTCGCTGCGGCGATTGTTTCAAATGAGCACGGGTTTCTGAACACCATGCTCGGACACACGACGAATGGAACAACCTACGTCGGCCTACGAGCCAAAACCACCGGCGCGCCACAAAACCACTGGTTCGGCCCGTGCGGCCCATGCGCCGCCGGTATTGGGACGCCCGAGGCAATACGAGAAACATGGACCGCCCATCGTGAAATTATTTTCGACACGATAGCGCCGATTCGCACTGCGGCACCTTTGGTCCAAACATAA
- a CDS encoding Ig-like domain-containing protein translates to MKTKILLIVLVAWGLGALSRAFVAEAATLFIAPPSSEVGMGEKLTVDLKTDSEGVSLNAAQAVLRFPKDILEVVSVDKTGSIFSFWLEEPNFSNTDGAISFVGGTPYGASGSSIQILRVIFTAKGSGAGTLSASDAAITASDGSGTNILSKVHDAAIAVIPERVTPKTPEAERKPPEAPAVQQKIPEPEQIVRKPVPSGKLPLKPTLKIPLYPEENRWYNLVAQFTVRWDVPLDISGVSTALNKYPNSIPPERSEGLFDNKTFASLSDGVWYLHIRFRNDVGWGPTAHHRLAIDTEPPLGFELSIVEGEATDNPAPTLQFRTSDALSGLKEYQIRVGDGAVLKIPAAEFDGSFTLPLQTPGTRHISVRAVDEADNGIEDSVTLQTIPIASPTITFVTKELFSDEEKGLTVKGTALPAINVLLRVYRKEALVAEGTARTDEKGNWEFTIDQAFKNGSYTATAQSKDARGALSLIVDSAPIKVKSKPIIQIGFLELGKGGAAVLLLFILIAGFGGGIWFYKRRQEKISLRVLLVESEVTKIFTLIMDDVERLSKASETPTSADDAYALKQLQENVKRMEAYLKKGLEKIKK, encoded by the coding sequence ATGAAAACTAAAATTTTACTTATTGTACTCGTGGCATGGGGGCTTGGCGCCTTGTCGCGTGCTTTCGTTGCAGAAGCGGCAACTCTTTTTATCGCGCCGCCGAGTTCCGAAGTTGGCATGGGAGAAAAACTCACCGTCGATCTTAAAACTGACAGCGAGGGGGTGAGTCTCAATGCCGCGCAAGCAGTCCTTCGTTTTCCGAAAGATATTCTTGAAGTCGTTTCTGTGGATAAAACCGGTTCGATATTCAGCTTTTGGCTTGAGGAGCCAAACTTTTCTAATACCGACGGGGCCATTTCATTTGTTGGCGGAACGCCGTACGGCGCTTCCGGCAGCTCCATTCAGATTTTGAGAGTTATATTCACCGCCAAAGGGAGCGGCGCCGGCACTCTCTCAGCGAGCGATGCCGCAATTACCGCATCAGACGGGAGTGGAACCAATATTTTATCAAAGGTGCATGATGCGGCGATTGCGGTCATTCCCGAGAGGGTTACCCCGAAGACGCCGGAGGCAGAGCGAAAGCCTCCCGAGGCTCCGGCGGTGCAACAAAAAATTCCGGAGCCCGAACAAATTGTCCGGAAACCCGTGCCTTCGGGGAAATTGCCCCTGAAGCCCACGCTCAAAATTCCGCTCTACCCCGAAGAGAACCGCTGGTATAATCTGGTGGCGCAGTTTACGGTACGATGGGATGTGCCGCTTGATATCTCCGGCGTGAGCACGGCGCTCAATAAATATCCAAACTCTATCCCGCCCGAACGATCCGAAGGTCTGTTTGATAATAAAACGTTTGCTTCACTCTCGGATGGCGTGTGGTATCTGCATATCCGTTTTCGAAACGATGTCGGCTGGGGGCCGACAGCACATCACCGTTTAGCCATTGATACCGAGCCCCCGCTTGGATTTGAGCTCTCCATTGTTGAAGGTGAGGCAACCGACAACCCGGCTCCCACACTTCAATTTAGAACGAGCGACGCCCTATCCGGTCTTAAAGAATATCAGATACGAGTAGGGGATGGAGCTGTACTGAAAATCCCCGCAGCAGAATTTGACGGCAGTTTTACCTTGCCATTACAAACTCCCGGTACGCGGCACATCAGTGTACGAGCGGTTGACGAGGCGGACAATGGCATTGAGGATAGCGTGACGCTCCAAACGATTCCTATTGCGTCTCCAACCATTACCTTTGTTACCAAGGAGTTGTTTTCCGATGAAGAAAAAGGGTTGACCGTAAAAGGGACTGCCCTGCCGGCGATTAACGTCCTTCTTCGGGTGTATAGAAAAGAGGCGCTCGTCGCAGAGGGGACGGCACGCACCGACGAGAAAGGGAATTGGGAGTTTACTATTGACCAAGCATTCAAAAATGGGAGCTATACCGCAACAGCCCAAAGCAAAGATGCGCGAGGCGCGTTGAGTTTGATTGTGGATTCAGCGCCGATCAAAGTGAAGAGTAAACCGATTATTCAGATCGGGTTCTTAGAGCTCGGGAAAGGCGGCGCGGCGGTGCTTCTTCTCTTTATTCTCATAGCAGGGTTTGGCGGAGGAATTTGGTTTTATAAAAGACGGCAGGAGAAAATTTCTTTACGAGTGTTGCTCGTCGAATCCGAGGTCACAAAAATATTCACATTGATTATGGACGATGTCGAGCGGCTATCCAAAGCGTCCGAGACTCCGACGAGCGCTGATGACGCCTATGCGCTGAAGCAACTCCAGGAAAATGTTAAGAGGATGGAAGCATATCTTAAAAAAGGTCTTGAAAAAATTAAAAAATAA
- a CDS encoding ribonuclease J yields the protein MNPTHPNNSRPSSSPQSGGRGPGGGRQARRRSRFDHRAPRHAPRPEGGRPAPRRAAGGGPPRETRRLVRQTGEHRRGERLERRGLSRSRSMPIPPPAPDTVRIIPLGGVEEIGRNMSLIEFRDDIIVVDAGVQFRDDDTPGIDYILPNASYLEERKDKIRAILVTHGHLDHIGGIPYILEKIGNPPIYSRLLTTVMIKKRQEEFPHLPPLDIRVVEKEESITLGGLKVRFFSVTHTIPDAMGIIIETPYGAIVHTGDLKLDHLDGVPSEKEEKEYSVFKNMNVLLLMSDSTNVERPGFSIPEPVVHKNIEQIIKNVPSRLIIGTFASQLERIIKIVEICERYNKKVVIEGRSMKTNVEIVRELGLLKTRPGTLISAPEMEQLPPDRIVVLATGAQGDEFAALMRMANKTNKFFKITNRDTILLSSSIIPGNERAVQKLKDNLSRQGAAIIHYQVADVHASGHANREETIWIQNRINPKFFIPIHGYHYMLRVHAAIAEARGMKPQSVVIPDNGMVIEIERGEKIVVRREQAPSSVILVDGFSIGDTQEVVLRDRQMLAEEGMFVIIASVNPKTGKLRKSPDIVSRGFVYLRESQELLGQTRLIIKKTIEDATENMRPINFDYIRGAVTDAVGRFLFQKTNKRPMVIPVLIGV from the coding sequence ATGAACCCAACACACCCAAACAACTCCCGCCCCTCCTCTTCGCCGCAGAGCGGCGGACGGGGACCGGGCGGCGGGAGACAGGCCCGCCGCCGCTCTCGGTTCGATCACCGCGCTCCGCGCCACGCGCCCCGTCCCGAAGGGGGAAGGCCCGCCCCGCGGCGAGCGGCAGGCGGCGGCCCACCGCGCGAGACGCGCCGCCTCGTGCGGCAGACCGGAGAGCACAGGCGCGGCGAGCGCCTCGAGCGGCGCGGCTTGTCGCGCTCGCGGAGTATGCCAATCCCCCCGCCGGCGCCTGACACCGTGCGCATCATTCCCCTCGGCGGCGTCGAGGAAATCGGGCGCAACATGTCGCTCATCGAATTCCGCGACGATATCATCGTCGTTGACGCGGGCGTGCAGTTCCGTGACGACGATACGCCGGGCATTGACTACATCCTGCCGAATGCAAGCTACCTTGAAGAGCGCAAAGATAAAATCCGCGCGATCCTCGTCACCCACGGCCACCTCGACCACATCGGCGGCATCCCCTACATTCTCGAAAAGATCGGTAATCCCCCGATCTACTCCCGACTCCTCACGACCGTAATGATCAAAAAGCGCCAGGAAGAATTTCCGCATCTGCCGCCGCTCGATATCCGCGTTGTCGAGAAGGAAGAATCCATTACCCTGGGCGGCCTCAAGGTGCGGTTCTTCTCGGTGACCCACACGATCCCCGACGCGATGGGCATTATCATCGAAACGCCCTACGGCGCGATCGTCCACACCGGCGACCTCAAGCTTGACCACCTCGATGGCGTACCGAGCGAGAAAGAAGAAAAAGAATACAGCGTCTTCAAAAATATGAACGTCCTGCTTCTCATGTCCGACTCGACGAACGTCGAGCGGCCGGGCTTCTCGATACCAGAACCGGTTGTCCACAAAAATATCGAACAGATTATCAAAAACGTTCCCAGCCGGCTCATTATCGGTACCTTCGCCTCGCAGCTTGAGCGCATCATCAAGATCGTCGAAATCTGCGAGCGCTACAATAAAAAAGTCGTGATCGAAGGCCGGAGCATGAAGACGAACGTCGAGATCGTGCGAGAGCTCGGGCTCCTCAAAACCCGCCCCGGCACCCTGATTAGCGCTCCCGAAATGGAGCAGCTCCCGCCAGACCGAATCGTCGTGCTCGCGACTGGCGCGCAGGGGGACGAGTTCGCGGCCCTCATGCGCATGGCGAACAAGACGAACAAATTCTTCAAAATTACGAACCGCGACACGATCCTCCTCTCCTCCTCGATCATCCCGGGCAATGAGCGTGCGGTGCAGAAGCTCAAAGACAACCTCTCGCGCCAGGGCGCGGCGATCATCCACTACCAGGTCGCGGACGTCCACGCGAGCGGGCACGCGAATCGCGAGGAGACGATCTGGATCCAAAACCGCATCAATCCGAAATTCTTCATCCCGATTCACGGCTACCACTACATGCTCCGCGTACACGCCGCGATCGCCGAGGCGCGCGGCATGAAGCCGCAGAGCGTCGTCATTCCCGACAACGGCATGGTGATCGAAATCGAGCGCGGGGAGAAAATCGTCGTGCGTCGCGAGCAGGCGCCCTCGAGCGTCATCCTCGTTGACGGCTTCTCGATCGGGGACACGCAGGAGGTGGTGCTCCGCGACCGCCAGATGCTCGCCGAGGAAGGCATGTTCGTCATCATCGCGAGCGTGAACCCGAAGACCGGCAAGCTCCGCAAGTCGCCGGACATCGTCTCGCGCGGGTTCGTCTATCTCCGCGAGTCGCAGGAGCTCCTCGGCCAGACGCGGCTCATCATCAAAAAGACGATCGAGGACGCAACCGAGAATATGCGCCCGATCAACTTCGACTACATCCGCGGCGCCGTGACCGACGCCGTCGGCCGCTTCCTCTTCCAGAAAACGAACAAGAGACCCATGGTCATCCCGGTCCTCATCGGGGTGTAA
- the secG gene encoding preprotein translocase subunit SecG translates to MTALTAGLPYFQIGVAVLLIATILLQQTGAGLSEVLGGAGTDVGFHTRRGAEKTLFYLTIVFASFFFLSALTAVFLHQ, encoded by the coding sequence ATGACTGCGCTTACGGCCGGATTGCCGTATTTCCAGATTGGTGTCGCCGTCCTCCTCATCGCAACGATCCTGCTTCAGCAGACTGGCGCAGGGCTCTCTGAAGTGCTCGGCGGAGCTGGCACGGATGTGGGATTTCATACCCGCCGCGGCGCTGAAAAAACGCTCTTCTATCTCACCATCGTCTTCGCATCGTTTTTCTTTCTCTCCGCGCTCACGGCAGTATTCCTGCATCAGTAA
- a CDS encoding Hsp20/alpha crystallin family protein, giving the protein MSKRSFLERLTGARHKVINEDDEGRTVPLAKRMGLAGANEIGKNKATLDTDSENAADLLAESREGQLAVDVYQTPSDIVVKTMVAGVKPDEIDIVITRDMLTIRGSRSEARTISEDDYLHRELYWGTFSRTVLLPAEVDPDSAEAMSRQGLLIIKLPKLDKDRQTKLKVRPA; this is encoded by the coding sequence ATGTCCAAACGATCATTTCTTGAGCGCCTCACCGGCGCACGACACAAGGTAATAAACGAGGACGACGAGGGCCGCACCGTCCCACTCGCGAAGCGTATGGGGCTCGCTGGCGCGAACGAAATCGGGAAAAACAAGGCAACGCTCGACACAGACAGCGAGAACGCGGCCGACCTCCTTGCGGAGTCGCGCGAAGGCCAGCTCGCCGTTGACGTCTACCAAACGCCCTCCGATATCGTGGTGAAGACCATGGTCGCCGGTGTGAAGCCTGATGAGATAGATATCGTCATCACGCGCGACATGCTCACGATCCGCGGCAGCCGCTCCGAGGCCCGCACGATCTCCGAGGATGACTATCTCCACCGCGAGCTCTACTGGGGCACGTTCTCACGCACCGTGCTTCTCCCCGCCGAAGTGGACCCCGACTCGGCCGAAGCGATGTCGCGCCAGGGACTCCTCATTATAAAATTGCCCAAACTCGACAAAGACCGGCAAACAAAACTCAAAGTCCGCCCGGCGTGA
- a CDS encoding PAS domain-containing protein, protein MENNKNILDNKELALHYMKTLVDVSREAFLILDSNLVVISANPVFYQTFQVSQKQTEAKSLYGLGNGQWNIPKLKKLLEDILPNKKVVKDYEVRHEFETIGQKIMLLNAMQIDSVQLIILAIEDITVRKELEIKLDDYTNELEKKVAEQTEELTDKIKELEKTNKSMVGRELKMAELKKEIEILKRQ, encoded by the coding sequence ATGGAAAATAATAAAAATATATTAGACAACAAAGAACTTGCCTTGCATTACATGAAAACACTGGTAGATGTTTCCAGAGAGGCATTCTTAATTCTTGACTCTAATCTTGTGGTGATTTCGGCAAACCCAGTTTTTTACCAAACCTTTCAGGTCTCGCAAAAACAAACAGAGGCCAAATCTCTTTATGGATTAGGAAATGGCCAATGGAATATTCCTAAATTGAAAAAATTGCTGGAAGACATTTTGCCTAATAAAAAAGTTGTAAAAGATTATGAGGTTAGGCATGAGTTTGAAACAATCGGGCAAAAAATAATGCTGCTCAACGCCATGCAGATAGATTCGGTGCAATTGATCATATTAGCCATTGAAGACATAACTGTCAGAAAGGAGCTTGAAATAAAATTAGACGATTATACAAATGAACTGGAGAAAAAAGTGGCAGAACAAACAGAAGAACTTACTGATAAAATTAAAGAATTAGAGAAGACAAATAAAAGTATGGTTGGTAGAGAATTGAAAATGGCGGAGCTTAAAAAAGAAATTGAAATTCTGAAGCGGCAGTGA
- a CDS encoding ABC transporter substrate-binding protein gives MRTGTFSIAPLAYLERLRKNFSPLERVCFWVFALLLAGTSLLALGRLNEVLLEEIPARGGTLREGLIGTPRFINPLFALSEPERDLTALLYAGLLKPLPDGSLAPELAESYEISNDNLSYTVTIREDARFHDGSSVRAEDVVFTVAAAQDSRLKSPKRGSWEGVQVEALDERHVRFTLAKPYAPFPEALTLGILPARLWREFDPDTFLFSTLMSEPVGAGPFRLRRIDRDRNGVPKSYTLEGFEDYALGTPYLETIKFLFYPNEAALLDAYTAGDVDTLTSVPPFYAERLAASGVRIELSTLPRLFAVFLNQNRSPVFSEAAVRRALAAAIDKTALIERVLRGYGSPAEGPIPPGLLASLADEVEPHRSASDGERGADRSERMARRAPDEHLAEAREILERAGWKQNTQTNALEKRIGKETKTLAFTLATADSAELKAAALYIKEVWERLGISVTLAVFDMSALQHDVIRPREYDALLFGEVIGRDLDLYPFWHSSQRADPGLNVALYTNLTADKLLEEARTVSANTERIKRYRALEREVEEDLPAIFLYAPEFIYVVPERLGGLELGVMTVASERFLKVKDWYVEREKVWPFFNKAQ, from the coding sequence GTGCGAACCGGCACTTTCTCCATAGCGCCGCTTGCCTATCTCGAGCGGCTTCGCAAGAATTTCTCGCCCCTGGAGCGAGTCTGTTTTTGGGTGTTCGCGCTCCTCCTCGCCGGCACGTCGCTCCTCGCGCTCGGCCGGCTGAATGAGGTACTTCTCGAGGAGATACCCGCTCGGGGCGGCACGCTCCGGGAAGGCCTCATCGGCACGCCGCGCTTCATCAATCCACTCTTTGCGCTCTCAGAGCCGGAGCGCGACCTCACGGCGCTCCTCTACGCGGGCCTGCTGAAGCCCCTTCCGGACGGCTCGCTCGCCCCAGAGCTCGCCGAGTCGTATGAGATTTCAAACGACAACCTCTCCTACACCGTTACGATCCGCGAAGACGCCCGATTCCACGACGGATCGAGCGTGCGCGCCGAGGATGTGGTCTTCACCGTCGCTGCGGCGCAAGACAGCCGGCTGAAGAGCCCGAAGCGGGGGAGTTGGGAGGGTGTCCAGGTTGAAGCGCTCGATGAGCGACATGTTCGGTTTACGCTCGCGAAACCCTATGCGCCGTTTCCGGAAGCACTCACGCTTGGGATTCTCCCCGCGCGCCTCTGGAGAGAGTTCGACCCGGACACGTTTCTCTTCAGTACCCTCATGAGCGAGCCGGTCGGCGCGGGGCCGTTTCGGCTGCGCCGCATTGACCGCGATCGAAACGGCGTCCCAAAAAGCTACACGCTCGAGGGCTTCGAGGACTATGCGCTCGGCACGCCGTACCTTGAAACTATCAAGTTCCTTTTTTACCCCAATGAAGCCGCGCTGCTCGATGCCTACACTGCGGGCGATGTTGACACGCTCACGAGTGTGCCGCCGTTCTATGCCGAGCGGCTCGCCGCCTCAGGGGTTCGCATTGAGCTCTCGACGCTCCCGCGCCTCTTTGCCGTCTTCCTCAACCAAAACCGCTCTCCGGTGTTCTCGGAGGCGGCGGTACGCCGCGCGCTTGCGGCAGCCATTGACAAGACGGCACTCATCGAGCGTGTGCTCCGCGGCTACGGCTCTCCGGCAGAGGGTCCGATCCCGCCCGGGCTACTCGCGAGTCTTGCGGACGAGGTAGAGCCGCACCGGAGCGCGAGTGATGGAGAGCGTGGCGCGGACCGGAGTGAGCGTATGGCGCGCCGAGCGCCGGACGAGCACCTCGCCGAGGCGCGAGAAATACTTGAGCGCGCCGGCTGGAAACAAAACACCCAAACTAACGCACTCGAAAAACGCATCGGCAAAGAAACGAAAACGCTTGCTTTTACGCTCGCAACCGCGGACAGCGCAGAGCTCAAAGCCGCCGCACTCTATATCAAAGAAGTATGGGAGCGGCTCGGGATCAGCGTCACGCTCGCCGTCTTTGACATGAGCGCGCTCCAGCACGACGTCATCCGTCCGCGAGAGTATGACGCGCTTCTCTTCGGCGAGGTCATCGGCCGCGACCTTGACCTCTACCCCTTCTGGCACTCATCGCAGCGCGCGGACCCCGGACTCAATGTCGCTCTGTACACGAACCTCACGGCAGACAAACTGCTCGAGGAAGCGCGCACGGTCTCCGCGAACACGGAACGGATCAAGCGTTATCGCGCTCTCGAGCGCGAGGTCGAAGAAGATCTGCCCGCCATTTTTCTCTATGCGCCCGAGTTCATCTATGTCGTCCCCGAGCGGCTCGGCGGACTCGAGCTCGGGGTCATGACAGTGGCCTCCGAGCGCTTTCTCAAGGTTAAAGACTGGTATGTTGAACGCGAAAAAGTGTGGCCGTTCTTCAACAAAGCACAGTAG
- a CDS encoding DUF2283 domain-containing protein — protein sequence MAPIRVCYDSFGNTLNVWFDDPAKEHISEEVGDEVILNKDRRGRVIGFEKLNFSHFTGSLTKLPIESRAW from the coding sequence ATTGCTCCGATTCGGGTGTGCTACGATTCTTTCGGGAACACGCTGAACGTATGGTTTGACGATCCGGCAAAAGAGCATATCTCTGAAGAGGTGGGAGACGAAGTGATTTTGAACAAAGATCGTCGCGGGCGGGTTATCGGTTTTGAAAAGCTTAATTTTTCTCACTTCACCGGCAGCCTCACGAAGCTCCCCATAGAATCTCGTGCGTGGTAG